TTTTGTTGATTAGTTTGCTTGATAACATTAAGCGCTTCTAATTGCTGGCCAATAACAGCTTTCAGCTCTGACAGCATTTGTATTGATGCTTGTTCATCACCTTTAGTAAACAACGATTGTTCAAGCTCACTGAGCTGGGGGGTATCAATATTAATTTCGTCAGCTAACAAGGATTTTATTTCACTAACAACGGATTCAAATTGACTGCGCTGCTGAGCAGGCAACTCACTTATAAACTTATCTATTGTCGCCAAGAGCTCGAAAGATGCATCACCATTTTCTGTGTCAGTTTGCTCGTCTAACAACGCTGTATCTGCGCCTGCTATTTGACTTTCACTATCAGTTGCATCACTTTGCCCTTTTTCAGATAGCGCTTTATCAGAATGTGCCTTTTGTTCCAAAAGTAACTTAACGATTTGCATGGCAAGCTCTGAGGCTTCATTGTCAGATGATGTTGATTGTTGTTGCTGCGATTCATTAATTGAATTAGCAAGGAGCTCATTGAAGCTCAATGTGGTTGCCTGGTGAAATAATGCCGATTGCTCAGCATTAGTGCCATTTAATGCAGCACTGGAAGACGAAGCGGCAAAAGTTGCCGAATTATCGACACTTGAGCCTAAGTTCATTAAATTGAATGATTCCAACATCGTGATTCCTTGTTTAAACCCATCATAAAATACAATTAAAACCAATACTTATCAGTTACTTAAATTTACTGCTGTTTAACACCTAGCAATGTGTCAAATATTGGATGTACGGCGCTGGCTATATCAAAGCAAACGTCATACCAAGATGTGAAATTAATAAAGAAGGAATTTAGCGGTGCTGTTTGCGGTGATGAGACATCATGGCGAATTCATCCGCCATTTTTTGCTGCTGCTTGTCTTCTTTAAACTGCGCTTCTTTGTGCTGTTTATCGATGAGAAATTCAATAGAGTCGGCGTATTGTTTGGCTTTAGCCCAAGTTTCGCGGCGCGCATCTACGGCAAGTGAAGCCTTTGCAATAACATCGCGCTGCTGAAAAATAGATTGATCGATTTGCGCTAGAAAACCTTGCAAACGAATAAGTTTATCGGCGCTTACTTGTTGGATATTTTCCGGTTTCATTTGCGCTAAATAGTCTTGCTTATATTGGGCCAATGATTCCATCTGCTCTTTAAGCTGATTGAGCTGTTGCTGCGCTTGACTAAACACCTTGAGCGCATCTTGCTCTTTTTGCTGTGCCATTTCTAAAACAATGGTGAGCTGTTTTACGTTAGCCATTATTGCAGTGCTTGTCCAAGTTGAGTCAGCGCGACTAACGACTCGTCATAAGGATGGGACTCTTTCATCATTTGCTGACAGAACGCTTCAATCACTGGATAAAACTGAATTGCTTTATCAACTTTGGGATCAGCACCTGCGACATAAGCACCAATGGCAATGAGATCTTTGTTCTGTTGATAAAGTGAATAATTTTGTTTGACGAGTCTTGCGTATTGCATGTGCTCATCACTTACCACCATCGGCATGACACGAGAGATTGACGCTTCTACATCAATCGCCGGATAGTGACCAGCTTCTGCAAGGCGACGAGAAAGTACAATGTGACCATCTAGAATCGCTCGCGATGAATCCGCGATAGGATCTTGTAAATCATCCCCTTCCGTTAATACGGTATAAAAAGCAGTGATAGATCCTTGCCCTTCGCCACCATTACCAGCGCGCTCTACCAACTGCGGTAATTTAGCAAATACTGAGGGCGGATAGCCTTTTGTGGCTGGCGGCTCACCAATAGCTAATGCAATCTCACGTTGGGCCTGAGCAAAACGGGTGAGTGAATCCATCAGCAATAACACTTCCATGCCCTGATCGCGAAAGTACTCTGCAATAGTTACCGAAGTTTCACAGG
This DNA window, taken from Psychrobium sp. MM17-31, encodes the following:
- the fliJ gene encoding flagellar export protein FliJ; its protein translation is MANVKQLTIVLEMAQQKEQDALKVFSQAQQQLNQLKEQMESLAQYKQDYLAQMKPENIQQVSADKLIRLQGFLAQIDQSIFQQRDVIAKASLAVDARRETWAKAKQYADSIEFLIDKQHKEAQFKEDKQQQKMADEFAMMSHHRKQHR